A region of Channa argus isolate prfri chromosome 8, Channa argus male v1.0, whole genome shotgun sequence DNA encodes the following proteins:
- the abca7 gene encoding phospholipid-transporting ATPase ABCA1 isoform X2, producing the protein MRVMGFCRQLYLLLWKNVTYRRRNKIQLIIELLWPLFLFVILISVRHSHPPYKQSQCHFPNKALPSAGTLPWIQGIICNINNPCFHSHTPGEIPGQVGNFDNSILSRLFVDAQTVLSYSGNRTSLSFQDLMESVQRLAERPGAWPNLPVEEYLRANETFSTFLLTNGSLSPVTVDQLMNARLNFQVSLAGAQMQLKDLVCNVSMLGQFLTVDGGEAVMKDLQAKLCDLPADVLREAERLFLTQLDFTKFFTRDRLMANAGDLRVISQAITSVSQELAVLMDDFSSLSSFAEMNTALHLLSLENRTALPRESFRAFSRIMCGHPDFGGERIPSLNWYEDNDIKSFLGKNGTEDTDLDHDNNTSPFCKSLIRGLESNPLSRIVWRGIKPLFTGKILYTPDTPAVQQVMKEVNKTFADVQILQELNEAWIEVGPRIKNYMESSVEIQLLQNLLKRPEFAVLVNLRLENTSWTASRIVRFLSTPSPDAPRKPGAPPTWFDVYNDINHTVTTLAQVTECFSLNKLEGLQTEGQLVDRALELLEDRELWAGIVFMLPNSSSPKLPPHVTYKIRMDIDDVTRTNKIKDRFWDPGPAADPFNDMRYIWGGFVYIQDLVERAVSKVLTGVQQTTGIYIQQMPYPCYVDDVFLRVLNRSLPLFMTLAWIYSVAMIIKGVVYEKEARLKETMRIMGLGTGTLWFSWFISSIVPFLVSAALLIALLKWGDILPYSSPTVVFFFLMAFATATIMQCFLISTFFSKANLAAACGGLIYFSLYLPYVLCVAWRDHLRTTHKVLASFLSPVAFGFGCEYFSQYEEQGVGIQWYNLRISLVEGDSYNFSTSIVMLYVDAFIYAIAAWYIEAVFPGEYGIPRPWYFIFQLNYWGGIPLEAGMPIPAAPTEQDDDHIEPEPTNLMLGVSIRNLVKIYKKGAKLAVNHLNLKFYEGQITSFLGHNGAGKTTTISVLTGLFPPTSGTIYIKGMDIRHDMDLIRRTLGVCPQHNVLFDILTVEEHVWFYGCLKGLSEAEVKAELDTLLDDVGLLHKRHEQTKNLSGGMQRKLSVAIAFVGGSKVVVLDEPTAGVDPYSRRGIWDLLLKYRKGRTIILSTHYMDEAELLGDRIAIISQGKLCCCGSPLFLKSCLGSGYYLTVVKREGMDFSTPSSTSICTSTSVSTNKLPILKDSESSMSEDTGLGSEENGSYLVALLSLAQHHIPGARLVEESGREAVINLPQTATKDSSLAIFLSELDQRLLELGISSYGLSDSTLEEIFLRVAEETDVDPELDSQTQSPQNRQLSAGQRAERENAEEPDTEPHETDLLSGHGRGGIPLTGWWLTWQQLRALFIKRCLYARRSRRGFFAQIVLPAVFVLVALLFSLIVPPFGKYPALQLQPWMYGEQYTFFSNDARGNPEMENLLEALLDQPGFGTNCMETDKEDNITRNPQCKGEHGGLFMRPHVSYSTWDMFNRGNWSRDRPSPECQCSTEDVRRMLPDCPEGAGGLPPPQIKRLTGDILQNLTNYNISDYLVKTYPQILKKSLKTKKWVNEFRYGGFSLGGRATQTLSQVHHVQDSIMAIRSRYRVPQNSSLDRLLKRLPDFLGGLNSQNNVKVWYNNKGWHAMVSFVNVMNNGLLRASLPPGPERRKHGITAYNHPLNLTKEQLTEMAMMTSSVDVLVSICVIFAMSFVPASFVLFLIEERVSKAKHLQFVSGVKPIIYWLANFTWDMLNYTVPAIMVVLIFIGFQQQSYVSEKNLPALVLLLLLYGWSITPLMYPASFVFTVPSTAYVVLTSINLFIGINGSIATFVLELFVDEHLNEVNRILKKVFLIFPHFCLGRGLIDMAKNQAMADAFQRLGTKPTLEPLQWDFVGKNLFAMAAEGVVFFIFTILLQYKFFIRFRPWWAESEMPPLGPEDEDVARERERVKSGKAQSDILSMIDLSKVYKAGRKPAVDRLCLGIPRGECFGLLGVNGAGKTSTFRMLTGDTSITYGEAFLNHCSVLTEMERVHQLMGYCPQFDAISDLLTGREHLELYARLRGVQEDSVTKVAQWGVKKLGLTQYAEREAGGYSGGNKRKLSTAISLIGAPPVIFLDEPTTGMDPKAKRFLWNCILSVTKEGRAVVLTSHSMEECEALCTRMAIMVNGRFQCLGSVQHLKNRFGDGYTIILRLTDSNSQSDTCPVSSYMKNCFPSIELKERHQNVLQYQLPSHACCLARVFDVLANNYEELGITDFSVSQTTLDQVFVNFAKEQTDDDPLTDVVISNGTVQTTLTALPSRINLPTIQPQPPVTPPRLNKTPQQQEKLSDRKVKEAKSKKAKSSKGKKESSSALWLPQSEQTLQTSRRSSSGSNSSNGVVQGEFSGSKHRAETSSKDPSALFIVGSSTQDSAL; encoded by the exons ATCTCCCAGTGGAAGAATATCTGAGAGCCAATGAGACATTTTCCACCTTCCTTTTGACCAATGGCAGCCTGTCTCCTGTGACTGTGGACCAGCTGATGAATGCTCGTCTCAATTTTCAG GTTTCTCTGGCTGGTGCTCAAATGCAGCTGAAGGACCTGGTTTGTAATGTGAGCATGTTGGGACAGTTTCTGACAGTGGATGGAGGAGAAGCAGTCATGAAGGATCTTCAAGCTAAACTGTGTGACCTGCCTGCTGACGTCCTGCGGGAGGCTGAGCGCCTTTTTCTCACTCAGCTTGACTTTACGAAGTTCTTTACG AGAGATCGTCTGATGGCCAACGCTGGAGACCTGAGAGTCATCAGTCAGGCCATTACCTCAGTTTCTCAGGAGCTGGCTGTCCTCATGGATGAT TTTTCCTCCCTCTCCAGCTTTGCAGAGATGAACACAGCTCTTCATCTTCTGTCTCTGGAGAATCGCACGGCACTGCCCAGAGAGAGTTTCAGAGCATTTTCCAGGATTATGTGTGGTCACCCTGATTTTGGGGGTGAACGCATCCCATCACTTAACTGGTATGAAGACAATGACATAAAGTCCTTTTTAGGCAAAAATGGCACTGAGGACACTGATCTGGACCACGACAATAACACCA GTccattttgtaaaagtttgaTTCGTGGTCTGGAGTCCAACCCTTTGTCTCGTATTGTGTGGCGAGGAATCAAACCTCTATTTACTGGGAAAATTCTGTACACACCAGACACCCCTGCAGTACAGCAAGTCATGAAAGAG GTGAACAAGACTTTTGCGGATGTGCAGATCCTGCAGGAACTGAATGAAGCCTGGATCGAGGTGGGACCACGAATCAAGAACTACATGGAGAGCAGTGTGGAGATTCAGCTGCTCCAG AATTTGTTGAAGCGGCCAGAGTTTGCAGTACTGGTCAACCTGCGTTTGGAGAACACCTCCTGGACAGCCTCTAGGATTGTACGTTTCCTGTCTACACCCTCACCAGATGCCCCCAGAAAGCCTGGAGCACCACCTACCTGGTTTGATGTGTACAACGACATCAATCACACAGTCACCACTCTTGCACAAGTCACTGAG TGTTTCTCACTGAACAAGCTGGAGGGGTTGCAGACTGAGGGTCAGTTGGTTGACAGAGCATTGGAGCTACTGGAAGACAGGGAGCTTTGGGCAGGTATAGTTTTTATGTTGCCAAACTCTTCATCTCCCAAGCTGCCGCCCCACGTCACTTACAAGATCCGCATGGACATTGATGATGTGACACGGACCAATAAGATCAAGGACAG gTTTTGGGATCCTGGCCCAGCAGCTGACCCTTTTAATGACATGCGCTACATTTGGGGTGGCTTCGTGTACATCCAGGACCTGGTGGAGAGAGCTGTGAGCAAAGTACTGACCGGCGTTCAACAGACTACAGGCATCTACATCCAGCAGATGCCCTACCCTTGCTATGTAGacgatgt TTTTCTTCGAGTGCTGAACCGCTCCCTGCCACTCTTCATGACGCTGGCCTGGATATACTCTGTGGCCATGATCATTAAAGGCGTGGTGTACGAGAAGGAGGCCAGGCTAAAGGAAACCATGAGGATTATGGGTCTGGGAACAGGAACACTGTGGTTTAGCTGGTTCATCAGCAGCATAGTTCCTTTTCTGGTCTCTGCAGCACTCCTTATTGCTCTGCTCAAG TGGGGAGACATCTTGCCATACAGTAGCCCGactgttgtctttttcttcctcatgGCATTTGCCACTGCCACCATCATGCAGTGTTTCCTCATCAGTACCTTCTTCTCAAAAGCCAACCTGGCGGCTGCCTGTGGGGGACTCATATACTTCAGCCTGTACTTGCCCTATGTACTTTGTGTTGCCTGGAGAGACCACCTCAGAACTACTCACAAAGTCCTCGCT AGTTTTCTCTCTCCTGTGGCCTTTGGGTTTGGATGTGAGTATTTCTCTCAGTACGAGGAGCAAGGTGTGGGCATCCAGTGGTACAACTTGCGCATCAGCCTTGTAGAAGGAGACTCGTACAACTTCAGTACATCTATAGTTATGCTTTACGTGGATGCCTTTATCTATGCCATTGCAGCCTGGTACATCGAAGCTGTGTTTCCTG GTGAATATGGTATCCCCCGGCCCTGGTACTTCATTTTCCAGCTGAACTACTGGGGTGGGATTCCCCTAGAAGCAGGCATGCCAATCCCAGCAGCTCCTACGGAGCAGGATGATG ATCATATCGAACCAGAACCCACTAACTTGATGCTGGGAGTGAGCATCAGAAATCTCGTGAAAATCTACAAGAAGGGAGCCAAACTGGCTGTCAACCACCTCAACCTGAAGTTCTACGAGGGGCAGATCACTTCGTTCCTCGGTCACAATGGAGCTGGCAAGACCACCACCAT ATCTGTCTTGACTGGCCTGTTTCCACCCACCTCGGGGACCATTTACATCAAGGGGATGGACATTCGCCATGACATGGACCTCATCCGGAGGACCCTGGGGGTTTGTCCACAACACAATGTCCTATTTGACAT ACTAACAGTGGAAGAGCATGTGTGGTTTTATGGGTGTCTGAAGGGTTTGTCTGAGGCTGAGGTGAAAGCTGAGCTGGACACTCTCCTGGATGACGTTGGTCTGTTGCACAAGCGACATGAACAGACTAAAAATCTTTCTG GTGGGATGCAGAGGAAGCTGTCTGTGGCTATAGCATTTGTTGGAGGATCTAAGGTAGTTGTTCTGGATGAACCTACTGCTGGTGTTGACCCTTACTCACGCAGAGGCATCTGGGATTTGCTGCTCAAATATCGCAAAG GCCGAACCATCATCTTGTCCACTCACTACATGGATGAGGCAGAGTTGCTAGGTGACCGGATAGCCATCATCTCCCAGGGAAAGTTGTGCTGCTGTGGCTCACCCCTGTTCCTGAAATCCTGCCTGGGATCTGGCTACTACCTGACTGTGGTGAAAAGAGAGGGAATGGACTTCAGCACTCCCAGTAGTACCAGTATCTGCACGAGTACCAGTGTCAGTACTAACAAGCTGCCTATTCTCAAG GACAGTGAGTCATCCATGAGTGAAGACACTGggctgggaagtgaggagaatGGTTCAT ATCTAGTGGCATTGCTCTCCCTGGCACAGCACCACATTCCGGGTGCGAGGCTGGTGGAGGAGTCAGGGCGTGAGGCAGTGATCAACCTGCCACAGACGGCCACCAAGGACAGTAGCCTGGCCATCTTCTTGTCTGAACTGGATCAGCGGCTGCTCGAGCTGGGCATTAGCAGCTATGGCCTGTCAGACAGCACTCTAGAGGag ATCTTTTTGAGAGTGGCAGAGGAAACAGATGTGGATCCGGAACTAGACTCCCAGACTCAGTCTCCCCAAAATCGGCAGCTATCAGCTGGGCAGCGAGctgagagagaaaatgcagaagaACCAGATACAG AACCTCATGAGACAGACCTGCTGAGTGGCCATGGCCGTGGTGGCATCCCCCTGACTGGCTGGTGGCTGACCTGGCAGCAGCTGAGGGCTCTCTTCATCAAACGTTGCCTTTATGCTAGGAGGAGCCGAAGGGGCTTCTTTGCTCAG ATTGTTCTGCCTGCTGTATTTGTGCTGGTCGCCTTGCTGTTCAGCCTCATTGTTCCTCCATTTGGGAAGTACCCTGCCCTGCAGCTGCAACCTTGGATGTATGGAGAACAATATACCTTCTTCAG TAATGATGCTCGTGGGAACCCTGAAATGGAGAACCTCTTAGAAGCTCTGCTGGACCAGCCAGGCTTTGGTACCAACTGCATGGAGACTGACAAAGAGGACAACATCACTAG GAATCCTCAGTGCAAAGGTGAGCATGGTGGCCTGTTCATGCGCCCACATGTCTCCTACTCCACCTGGGACATGTTCAACAGAGGCAACTGGAGCAGAGACAGACCCTCTCCTGAATGTCAGTGTAGCACAGAGGATGTCCGCCGGATGCTGCCTGACTGCCCAGAGGGTGCTGGTGGTCTGCCGCCTCCGCAG ATTAAGAGACTGACTGGAGACATCCTCCAAAATCTGACAAATTATAACATCTCTGATTATCTGGTAAAAACCTACCCTCAAATCCTCAAAAAAAG CCTGAAAACCAAGAAGTGGGTGAATGAATTTAG ATATGGAGGCTTCTCTCTTGGGGGCAGAGCCACTCAGACTTTATCTCAGGTTCATCATGTCCAAGACTCGATCATGGCAATCAGGAGTCGTTACAGAGTCCCACAG AATAGTTCACTGGATCGTCTTCTCAAGCGACTGCCAGATTTTCTAGGAGGACTAAACAGTCAAAACAATGTCAAG GTGTGGTACAATAACAAAGGATGGCACGCCATGGTGTCATTTGTCAATGTGATGAACAACGGTCTGCTGAGAGCGAGCCTGCCCCCAGGAccagagagaagaaaacatgGCATCACTGCCTACAATCACCCACTCAACCTCACTAAAGAGCAGCTTACTGAGATGGCCAT GATGACCTCTTCAGTGGATGTTCTGGTTTCCATCTGTGTGATCTTTGCCATGTCATTTGTGCCAGCCAGCTTCGTTCTTTTTTTGATCGAAGAGCGAGTCAGCAAAGCCAAACATCTTCAGTTTGTCAGCGGGGTCAAACCCATCATCTACTGGCTTGCCAACTTCACCTGGGACATG TTGAACTACACTGTTCCAGCCATCATGGTGGTGCTGATTTTCATCGGTTTCCAGCAGCAGTCGTATGTCTCTGAGAAAAACCTGCCAGCCCTCGTCCTGCTTCTTCTGCTCTATGG GTGGTCGATCACACCGCTGATGTACCCAGCATCCTTTGTCTTTACTGTCCCGAGCACAGCCTATGTGGTTCTGACCTCCATCAACCTCTTCATTGGAATTAACGGCAGCATTGCCACCTTCGTCTTAGAGCTGTTTGTTGATGAG CACCTAAACGAGGTAAACAGAATTCTGAAGAAGGTGTTTCTCATCTTCCCTCATTTCTGTCTGGGGCGAGGACTCATTGACATGGCTAAAAACCAGGCGATGGCAGATGCATTCCAAAGACTTG GCACAAAGCCAACTCTGGAGCCTCTTCAGTGGGATTTTGTGGGAAAGAACCTGTTTGCCATGGCAGCCGAAGGTGTTGTCTTCTTCATATTCACCATTCTGCTGCAGTACAAGTTCTTCATTCGcttcag ACCGTGGTGGGCTGAATCTGAGATGCCTCCCCTCGGTCCAGAGGATGAGGACGttgccagagagagagagagggtgaaaaGTGGCAAAGCACAATCAGACATCCTCAGCATGATAGACCTGAGCAAG gtgTACAAAGCAGGCAGGAAGCCAGCAGTGGATCGCCTTTGCCTTGGAATTCCCCGTGGTGAG TGTTTTGGCCTGCTGGGGGTGAACGGAGCAGGGAAGACCTCTACATTTCGCATGCTAACTGGAGACACATCGATCACCTATGGGGAGGCTTTCCTTAACCACTGCAG TGTGCTGACAGAGATGGAGCGAGTCCACCAGCTGATGGGTTACTGTCCACAATTTGATGCCATCAGTGATCTGCTGACGGGCCGGGAACATCTGGAGCTGTACGCCCGTCTGCGGGGGGTTCAAGAGGACTCTGTTACCAAG GTGGCACAGTGGGGGGTAAAGAAGCTGGGGCTGACCCAATATGCTGAGCGGGAGGCAGGAGGCTACAGCGGAGGCAACAAGAGGAAACTTTCCACTGCCATCTCACTTATTGGGGCTCCACCTGTTATATTTCTG GATGAGCCCACCACTGGTATGGACCCAAAAGCCAAAAGGTTTCTGTGGAACTGCATCCTCAGTGTCACCAAAGAGGGAAGAGCTGTAGTTCTTACCTCCCACAG CATGGAGGAATGTGAGGCTCTCTGCACCAGAATGGCCATAATGGTCAACGGCAGGTTCCAGTGTCTTGGATCTGTACAACACTTAAAAAACAG ATTTGGAGATGGCTACACTATCATCCTTCGTCTGACAGACTCTAATTCTCAGTCAGATACATGTCCTGTCAGCAGCTACATGAAGAACTGTTTTCCAAGCATAGAACTGAAAGAACGCCACCAGAATGTGTTGCAGTACCAGCTCCCCTCACACGCCTGCTGTCTGGCTCGTGTCTTTGATGTCTTGGCCAACAACTATGAGGAGCTCGGCATCACCGACTTCTCTGTGTCACAGACCACCCTGGACCAG gtGTTTGTCAACTTTGCAAAAGAGCAGACTGATGACGACCCCCTTACAGATGTGGTCATCAGCAACGGGACAGTACAGACAACACTGACTGCACTGCCCTCAAGGATTAACCTTCCCACCATTCAGCCTCAGCCACCAGTTACCCCCCCTCGGCTAAACAAGACTCCACAGCAGCAGGAGAAATTATCTGacagaaaagtgaaagaagctaaatcaaaaaaagctaaatctaGCAAGGGCAAGAAAGAAAGCAGCAGTGCATTGTGGTTACCTCAGTCAGAGCAGACACTTCAAACGAGTCGGAGAAGCAGCAGTGGCTCAAACAGTAGTAATGGTGTTGTTCAGGGAGAATTCAGTGGGTccaaacacagagcagagaCCTCTAGTAAAGATCCTTCTGCACTTTTTATAGTTGGCAGTAGCACACAGGACAGTGCACTGTGA